Proteins encoded in a region of the Methanofollis sp. genome:
- a CDS encoding LAGLIDADG family homing endonuclease: MTDSVVDSILAARYLRKGEKTFDDICHRVAAALARDDTEREEYYDAMRSLSFLPNSPTLMNAGTELGQLSACFTLAVGDSIPEIFHALEWGALIHKSGGGTGYNFSPIRPEGAPVQSTDGVASGPISFMKVFNAATDVIKQGGRRRGANMGILNAWHPDILRFIHAKNVEGELSNFNISVMVNDRFMEFVESGQLQKVWLTHPHTGEEITVGAIWTGIIDGIWRNGEPGILFYDEINRKNPTPQLGPIDTTNPCVTAETWVMTAGGPRQVRDLIGHSFDAVICGVAASSGHEGFFPTGTKEVLSLCTEEGYRLRLTADHPVRRVSSLTRYSMESEWVRAGDLAPGDRVLLHDHRAFAAWEGALTEEQGYLLGLLVGDGTLKQDAAVLSVWAGHGARSVMAYAETCAGTLDHRSDFSGWFPVEGRDESRLKLAAVRDLASAMGMAPGAKGITPAIEEASSAGYRGFLAGLFDADGSVQGTPAKGVSVRLSQSSRPLLLAAQRMLLRLGIRSTIYRRRPAGIRLLPDGRGGAKPYTVRQQYDLVVSGENLLTFRDRVGFRDEEKAGKLDGLLSSYSRSLKRERFVAKVASVASDGTEEVYDVQVPGVNAFDANGFVAHNCGEQPLLPFESCVLGSINLTKFVRAGAIDEGALKGITRMAVRFLDAVIDRNVFPIPQIEEATRKTRKVGLGLMGVHDALLMLGLPYDSDEGRAVCDRLMDLITRTAVEESHLLAAEKGTFPAFEGSVWDEYAMRNAALTTIAPTGTISLLAGCSSGIEPVFSYAYTRKNTVGKTFVMLHPIFEAELRRVVGGMGLAPEETESRVKEVIDHVHETGTIRDVAWLPASFRHLFRTAIDIDWRDHVRMQAVFQRHVHASISKTINMPNTASRDEIAEAVLMAWKSHIKGMTIYRTGSREDVVLALKEKKPAAEPEPAPEPKAARPKELSGKTYLCQSGCCRLYITVNLLDDRPWEVFIRTVGSGGCEANSNALGRAISTGLQNGVPYQKFVRQFAKVNCIVALKNPAAEGLSCADVVGKCIDLAASKQTITTLDTWKITEVHGKKKNLCPECGAELDFGEGCNQGICKTCGWSGCS; this comes from the coding sequence ATGACCGATTCAGTAGTTGACAGTATCCTTGCGGCCCGTTACCTCCGCAAGGGCGAAAAAACCTTTGACGACATCTGCCATAGGGTGGCGGCCGCACTCGCCCGCGACGATACCGAGAGGGAAGAGTATTATGACGCCATGCGCTCCCTCTCCTTCCTCCCGAACTCCCCCACCCTGATGAATGCCGGCACCGAACTCGGCCAGCTCTCTGCCTGCTTCACCCTCGCTGTCGGCGACTCGATCCCCGAGATCTTTCATGCCCTGGAATGGGGGGCCCTCATCCACAAGAGCGGCGGCGGCACCGGCTACAACTTCTCCCCCATCCGCCCGGAGGGCGCGCCTGTCCAGTCCACAGACGGCGTCGCCTCGGGCCCGATATCCTTCATGAAGGTCTTCAACGCCGCCACCGACGTGATCAAGCAGGGCGGCCGCCGGCGGGGCGCGAACATGGGCATCCTCAATGCCTGGCACCCCGACATCCTGCGCTTCATCCACGCGAAGAATGTCGAGGGCGAACTCTCGAACTTCAACATCTCTGTGATGGTCAACGACCGGTTCATGGAGTTCGTCGAGTCCGGACAGCTGCAGAAGGTCTGGCTCACCCACCCGCACACCGGCGAGGAGATCACGGTCGGCGCCATCTGGACCGGGATCATCGACGGCATCTGGCGGAACGGCGAGCCCGGCATCCTCTTCTACGACGAGATCAACAGGAAGAACCCGACGCCGCAGCTCGGGCCCATCGACACCACAAACCCGTGCGTCACCGCGGAGACCTGGGTCATGACGGCCGGAGGGCCGCGGCAGGTGCGGGACCTGATAGGCCACAGTTTCGACGCCGTTATCTGCGGCGTCGCCGCCTCCTCAGGTCACGAAGGCTTCTTCCCGACCGGGACGAAGGAGGTGCTCTCTCTCTGCACTGAGGAGGGCTACCGCCTGCGCCTCACCGCCGACCACCCTGTCCGCCGTGTCTCCTCCCTCACCCGGTATAGTATGGAGAGCGAGTGGGTCCGGGCCGGCGACCTCGCGCCGGGCGACCGCGTCCTCCTCCACGACCACCGTGCCTTTGCCGCGTGGGAGGGTGCTCTCACCGAAGAGCAGGGCTATCTCCTCGGTCTGCTCGTCGGCGACGGCACGCTCAAGCAGGACGCCGCCGTCCTCTCTGTATGGGCAGGCCACGGCGCCCGGTCGGTCATGGCCTATGCAGAGACCTGTGCCGGCACCCTCGACCACCGCTCAGACTTCTCCGGCTGGTTCCCGGTGGAGGGAAGGGACGAGTCCAGGCTCAAGCTTGCGGCAGTCCGCGACCTCGCCTCCGCAATGGGGATGGCGCCCGGTGCGAAGGGCATCACTCCTGCGATCGAAGAGGCCTCCTCGGCCGGGTACCGCGGTTTCCTCGCCGGCCTCTTCGACGCCGACGGCTCGGTGCAGGGCACCCCCGCGAAGGGCGTCAGCGTCAGGCTCTCCCAGAGCAGTCGCCCGCTCCTTCTCGCCGCGCAGAGGATGCTCCTCCGCCTCGGCATCAGGAGCACGATCTACCGGCGCCGCCCCGCGGGCATCAGGCTCCTCCCTGACGGCCGCGGCGGTGCGAAGCCGTACACCGTACGGCAGCAGTACGACCTTGTCGTCAGTGGGGAGAACCTCCTGACCTTCCGCGACCGCGTCGGGTTCAGGGACGAAGAGAAGGCCGGGAAACTCGACGGCCTGCTCTCTTCGTACTCCCGGAGCCTGAAGAGGGAGCGCTTTGTTGCGAAAGTGGCGTCGGTCGCCTCAGACGGCACAGAAGAGGTCTATGACGTCCAGGTGCCGGGCGTGAACGCCTTCGACGCGAACGGGTTTGTGGCCCATAACTGCGGCGAACAGCCGCTCCTCCCCTTCGAGTCCTGCGTGCTCGGCTCCATCAACCTGACGAAGTTTGTCAGGGCCGGCGCCATCGACGAGGGGGCGCTGAAGGGGATCACCCGCATGGCCGTCCGCTTCCTGGACGCGGTCATCGACAGGAATGTCTTCCCGATCCCGCAGATCGAGGAGGCGACGAGAAAGACGAGAAAGGTCGGCCTCGGCCTGATGGGCGTCCACGACGCCCTGCTGATGCTCGGCCTGCCGTACGACTCCGACGAGGGCCGGGCCGTCTGCGACCGGCTGATGGACCTCATCACCAGGACCGCGGTCGAGGAGTCGCACCTCCTCGCTGCGGAGAAGGGCACCTTCCCTGCCTTCGAGGGGAGCGTCTGGGACGAGTATGCGATGCGGAACGCCGCGCTCACCACCATCGCCCCGACAGGCACCATCTCCCTCCTGGCCGGGTGCTCCTCGGGGATCGAGCCCGTCTTCTCCTATGCCTACACCCGGAAGAACACCGTGGGCAAGACCTTCGTGATGCTCCACCCGATCTTCGAGGCAGAACTGCGGCGGGTCGTCGGCGGCATGGGCCTCGCCCCCGAGGAGACCGAGAGCAGGGTCAAAGAGGTGATCGACCACGTCCACGAGACCGGCACGATCCGGGACGTCGCCTGGCTCCCGGCGTCCTTCAGGCACCTCTTCCGGACTGCCATCGACATCGACTGGCGCGACCATGTGCGGATGCAGGCGGTCTTCCAGAGGCATGTCCATGCCTCCATCTCGAAGACGATCAATATGCCGAACACCGCCAGCCGCGACGAGATCGCCGAGGCCGTCCTCATGGCCTGGAAGAGCCACATCAAGGGCATGACCATCTACCGGACAGGCAGTCGGGAGGACGTCGTCCTGGCACTCAAGGAGAAGAAACCGGCGGCCGAACCCGAACCTGCGCCAGAACCGAAGGCGGCCCGCCCGAAGGAACTCTCCGGCAAGACCTACCTCTGCCAGTCAGGCTGCTGCCGGCTGTACATCACTGTCAACCTCCTGGACGACAGGCCCTGGGAGGTCTTCATCAGGACAGTCGGGAGCGGCGGCTGCGAGGCGAACTCCAATGCCCTCGGCCGGGCGATCTCCACCGGTCTCCAGAACGGCGTGCCGTACCAGAAGTTTGTGCGGCAGTTCGCGAAGGTGAACTGCATCGTCGCCCTCAAGAACCCCGCGGCCGAGGGGCTCTCCTGCGCCGACGTCGTCGGCAAGTGCATCGACCTTGCGGCCTCGAAGCAGACGATCACCACCCTCGACACCTGGAAGATCACCGAGGTCCACGGCAAGAAGAAGAACCTCTGCCCTGAGTGCGGGGCAGAACTCGACTTCGGCGAGGGCTGCAACCAGGGGATCTGCAAGACCTGCGGCTGGAGCGGCTGCAGTTAA